A single genomic interval of Juglans regia cultivar Chandler chromosome 1, Walnut 2.0, whole genome shotgun sequence harbors:
- the LOC109001380 gene encoding putative clathrin assembly protein At1g33340 — protein sequence MRVDIQGKLRLALGLVKDHASIGKAMIHNPYDGFSNIDIAVLRATGHDNGPIDDKHMHEILFLVSNSPGSIPFLAERISRRLCKTRDRLVALKTLVLIHRLLRGGNRCFEQQLRDAHISGHLQMSTRWFSKNSDPSVCFLHNYAAYLEERMGWLINQAGKLEPVMSKGSFEFRCYEEKSIDVVFRKLPKCQLLIDRVLSCSPLDILPSDNLAQAAMSNTLKESFQLYLTFCEGIAALVNMFFDLTKPARALACEILKRASQQSQELHDLYENCKWIIENKSLEYPYVQIITMEHVMALEQCLGCPQVDQTANSYSFHVLSKTTASSALPPILGLAKSTKPQGATAAKEGKKGDISLSSTLFSCSLETKISKVWVVFDEDDHPN from the coding sequence ATGAGGGTAGACATACAGGGAAAGCTCCGGCTAGCTCTTGGCTTAGTAAAGGATCATGCATCGATCGGCAAGGCTATGATACACAACCCTTATGATGGCTTTTCCAACATAGATATTGCAGTCCTGCGCGCTACTGGCCATGATAATGGCCCCATCGACGACAAACACATGCATGAGATTCTCTTCCTTGTCTCTAACTCCCCTGGATCCATTCCTTTTCTGGCTGAACGAATTTCTCGTCGTCTTTGCAAAACCAGAGACCGCCTTGTCGCCCTCAAGACCCTTGTCCTCATCCATCGCCTCCTACGAGGAGGCAACCGTTGCTTTGAGCAACAGCTACGAGATGCACACATATCTGGTCATCTCCAAATGAGTACCCGCTGGTTTTCTAAGAATTCTGACCCTTCAGTTTGTTTTCTGCACAATTATGCAGCATATCTGGAAGAAAGGATGGGTTGGCTCATCAACCAAGCAGGAAAACTCGAACCTGTTATGTCTAAAGGCAGCTTCGAGTTTCGATGCTACGAAGAGAAGTCAATCGACGTGGTATTCCGAAAATTGCCAAAATGTCAACTACTTATAGATAGAGTCTTGAGTTGTTCACCGTTGGATATATTGCCTTCAGATAACCTGGCTCAAGCAGCCATGAGCAACACCTTGAAAGAGAGCTTTCAGCTATACTTGACTTTTTGTGAAGGCATCGCTGCTCTTGTTAACATGTTCTTTGATTTAACAAAGCCGGCGAGGGCTTTAGCCTGTGAAATACTTAAGAGGGCTTCCCAGCAAAGTCAGGAGCTTCACGATCTGTATGAGAACTGCAAATGGATTATTGAGAACAAGAGTTTGGAGTACCCATATGTTCAAATCATCACTATGGAGCATGTTATGGCATTGGAACAATGCTTGGGCTGTCCACAAGTTGATCAAACGGCCAATTCCTATAGTTTTCATGTGTTGAGCAAGACTACTGCTTCATCGGCACTACCTCCTATCTTGGGGCTAGCAAAATCAACGAAGCCACAAGGGGCAACGGCGGCAAAAGAAGGCAAAAAGGGCGATATCAGTTTGTCATCAACTCTCTTCTCATGTTCACTGGAGACCAAAATTAGCAAAGTATGGGTTGTGTTTGATGAAGATGATCATCCCAATTAA
- the LOC109001381 gene encoding B-box zinc finger protein 23, translating to MKIKCDVCEKLEAEVLCCADEAVLCRGCDEKVHAANKLSQKHERVRLVKHPLSSSSSSSSHPQLPPCDVCQERNGYFFCLEDRVLLCKHCDVTTHTGTPYASPHQRFLIAGLKVALQPSINHHNMIGFNSGNSSSPMSNSSFSFPADNESRAAMTLEVEAASAETRATFSDEHHFATGLRWSLDEIFDLKDFNYYEFSEVGSSSTPNCTKD from the exons atgaaaataaaatgcgACGTATGCGAGAAATTGGAGGCAGAGGTGCTATGTTGTGCGGATGAAGCGGTACTATGCAGGGGATGCGACGAGAAGGTGCATGCAGCTAACAAGCTGTCACAAAAGCATGAGCGTGTCCGTCTTGTCAAACACCCATTGTCGTCTTCATCATCCTCCTCTTCGCATCCCCAGCTCCCTCCATGTGATGTCTGCCAG GAAAGAAATGGGTATTTCTTCTGCTTAGAGGATAGAGTACTACTCTGCAAGCACTGCGACGTCACAACCCATACGGGAACTCCCTACGCATCACCCCACCAAAGATTTCTTATTGCAGGCCTTAAAGTCGCCCTTCAACCTTCAATCAACCACCACAACATGATTGGCTTCAACAGTGGAAATTCAAGCTCGCCAATGTCGAATAGTTCTTTCAGTTTCCCTGCTGACAATGAGAGCAGGGCTGCAATGACATTGGAAGTTGAGGCTGCATCCGCAGAGACTAGAGCCACCTTCTCAGATGAACATCACTTCGCAACCGGGCTTCGTTGGTCATTGGATGAGATATTTGACTTGAAGGATTTTAACTACTATGAGTTTTCTGAAGTTGGGTCATCAAGTACGCCAAATTGTACTAAAGACTAA